One window of the Niallia circulans genome contains the following:
- a CDS encoding PTS transporter subunit IIC — translation MKTKEYFMERMYKASAGMSNAVLVTLGMGLLLESIGKAFGWDVLVQIGGVAKVLLAPAFGAGIAYQLGGNTLVIFSAMVCSTIGGNALHATDAGMVLVSGQPISAVLAAVVATYVGKRVNGKTILDMVAIPAAAILVGGIAGVGLAAVTTPMLEWISAQITSSVQGSPLVAPMVISLVWSILLMTPASSAALAIALQMDPVSSAAALIGCTVQFVGFTAMSLRQNDLGGFLAQSIITPKVQFPNLVKNPLLIIPPFVAAVICAPIATLGFGFTATYELAGLGLNSLIAPISIMATQGLQGFLIYVAVGMVLPIVITLPLYFVILRVGWAKTGDLAMRVQ, via the coding sequence ATGAAGACTAAAGAATATTTTATGGAACGAATGTATAAAGCCTCAGCAGGAATGTCAAATGCAGTCCTTGTAACGTTAGGAATGGGATTGTTGTTAGAATCGATCGGAAAAGCATTTGGCTGGGATGTCTTAGTTCAAATTGGCGGAGTGGCAAAGGTATTGTTAGCCCCGGCATTTGGAGCGGGAATTGCCTATCAGTTAGGTGGAAACACATTAGTTATTTTTAGTGCGATGGTTTGTAGTACGATTGGGGGGAACGCGCTGCATGCAACGGATGCTGGAATGGTGCTTGTTTCCGGACAACCAATCAGCGCAGTATTAGCAGCGGTAGTGGCAACATATGTTGGGAAGCGGGTTAACGGAAAAACAATTTTAGATATGGTGGCCATTCCAGCTGCAGCAATTTTAGTTGGAGGAATTGCTGGAGTAGGTTTGGCGGCAGTTACAACTCCGATGCTAGAATGGATTAGTGCCCAAATCACTTCATCGGTACAAGGCTCACCTTTAGTAGCGCCAATGGTTATCTCGTTAGTATGGAGCATCCTACTGATGACCCCAGCATCATCAGCAGCTTTAGCAATTGCATTACAAATGGATCCAGTATCAAGTGCGGCTGCATTAATCGGGTGTACGGTCCAATTTGTTGGATTTACTGCGATGTCTCTTCGTCAAAATGATTTAGGGGGATTTCTTGCACAATCGATCATTACACCAAAAGTACAATTCCCTAATTTGGTGAAAAATCCGCTGTTAATCATTCCACCTTTTGTAGCAGCCGTCATTTGTGCCCCGATTGCAACATTAGGATTCGGATTCACGGCAACGTATGAATTGGCTGGATTAGGATTGAATTCTTTAATTGCGCCAATCAGCATTATGGCCACTCAAGGCTTGCAGGGATTCTTAATTTATGTGGCAGTAGGTATGGTTCTTCCAATTGTGATTACCCTTCCTCTTTATTTCGTAATTCTTCGCGTAGGCTGGGCAAAAACTGGAGATTTGGCTATGAGGGTTCAGTAA
- a CDS encoding MFS transporter translates to MKKEISQRKILGIAGLGWMFDAMDVGMLSFIITALQADWGLSGKEMGWIGSMNSIGMAVGALVFGLMADRIGRKHVFMITLLLFSIGSGLSAFTTSLTIFLILRFFIGMGLGGELPVASTLVSESVPKEKRGRVVVLLESFWAFGWLLAAVISYFVIPKYGWQAALIISVLPAFYAIYLRLHLPDSPKFLKVEKEKKLTIKESLQAVWSKENRKQTATLWILWFCVVFSYYGMFLWLPSVMVSQGFSMIKSFEYVLIMTLAQLPGYALAAYLIEKAGRKFVLVLFLIGTAGSAFMFGLAGSTAMLLTAGILLSFFNLGAWGALYAYTPEQYSTKVRGTGAGMAAAIGRVGGILGPLLVPYLTAQNVSIPSIFTIFCIAVLIGAAVVLFFGKETKNTEII, encoded by the coding sequence ATGAAAAAGGAAATATCTCAAAGAAAGATTCTTGGTATCGCAGGCTTAGGGTGGATGTTTGATGCGATGGATGTTGGAATGCTTTCATTTATTATTACTGCTCTCCAAGCAGATTGGGGTTTATCGGGCAAGGAGATGGGCTGGATTGGCAGTATGAATTCAATAGGAATGGCTGTCGGTGCACTTGTTTTTGGATTAATGGCAGATAGAATCGGAAGAAAACATGTATTTATGATTACATTATTACTCTTTTCTATTGGCAGCGGGCTCTCTGCCTTTACTACTTCCTTAACGATCTTTCTAATTCTACGTTTTTTCATTGGAATGGGACTTGGTGGGGAGCTGCCGGTAGCATCTACACTTGTTTCTGAAAGTGTTCCAAAGGAAAAACGAGGCAGAGTCGTTGTCTTACTTGAAAGTTTTTGGGCATTTGGCTGGTTACTCGCTGCAGTAATTTCCTACTTTGTTATCCCAAAATATGGATGGCAGGCAGCACTTATCATAAGCGTTCTTCCAGCTTTTTACGCTATATATTTACGTTTGCATTTACCGGATTCACCGAAATTCTTAAAAGTAGAAAAAGAGAAAAAGCTGACAATTAAGGAAAGCCTGCAAGCTGTATGGTCGAAGGAAAATCGGAAGCAAACAGCAACCTTATGGATTTTATGGTTCTGTGTAGTCTTCTCTTATTATGGAATGTTTTTATGGCTTCCAAGTGTCATGGTATCTCAAGGATTTAGTATGATAAAAAGCTTTGAATATGTATTAATTATGACACTAGCACAATTACCGGGATATGCTTTGGCAGCCTATTTAATTGAAAAAGCAGGAAGAAAGTTTGTACTCGTGCTATTTTTAATTGGGACAGCAGGAAGTGCCTTTATGTTTGGGTTAGCGGGAAGCACAGCGATGCTTCTTACAGCAGGAATTCTTTTATCCTTCTTTAACTTAGGTGCATGGGGAGCTCTTTATGCCTATACACCAGAACAATACTCTACAAAGGTTCGAGGGACAGGTGCAGGAATGGCAGCTGCGATTGGAAGAGTTGGCGGAATCTTAGGACCATTATTAGTTCCTTATTTAACAGCACAAAATGTCTCCATTCCCTCTATTTTTACTATTTTTTGTATTGCTGTATTAATCGGGGCAGCAGTAGTTCTGTTTTTTGGAAAAGAAACAAAGAATACCGAAATTATTTAG
- a CDS encoding MATE family efflux transporter has protein sequence MSVSTNKIQNQSLFNISWPLFIELALHMGMGVTATLMLSHYSDSAAAGVGVANQLLGIFILVFNVTSIAAMILIGQKLGANELNLARRFARSAVGLNFWFGIIIAALVVIFGEHLLQLFDIRGEVLEYGLIFVRICGASLFLESLSLALSAILRSHGFTKESMIVSVLMNVISVTGYAISILGVFGLPITGVIGVSWTIVIARTFAVLVLLYLVYKRIALTFSIKDFIKVNKQDIRDMLYIGIPSAGENLSYQFSQLMITAMVASLGDASLAARVYISNISMICYLFTLAIAEGTQLLVARYIGGKQFDRALKRGIKTLRLAMVVSLAAALVMALIGQPILELFTDNYEIIAIGLPILWAVVFTEPGRAMNIVLMSSLKSSGDVRFPVIIGIISMWGIAVTLSYALGITLGLGLLGIWLAQGIDEWFRGIFAFRRWKTKPWERVKVNRSIA, from the coding sequence TTGAGTGTTTCAACAAATAAAATACAAAATCAGTCTCTTTTTAATATATCTTGGCCACTGTTTATTGAACTTGCTTTACACATGGGTATGGGAGTAACTGCTACCTTAATGCTAAGCCATTATTCTGATAGCGCAGCTGCAGGTGTAGGAGTTGCCAATCAGCTTCTGGGAATTTTTATTCTAGTCTTTAATGTAACATCCATTGCTGCCATGATACTAATTGGGCAAAAACTTGGGGCTAATGAGCTTAACCTTGCTAGAAGGTTTGCACGCTCTGCGGTTGGTTTAAACTTCTGGTTCGGAATAATTATTGCAGCCCTCGTTGTTATCTTCGGTGAACATTTATTACAACTTTTCGATATTCGCGGTGAAGTATTAGAATATGGATTAATATTTGTTCGTATATGTGGTGCGTCCCTCTTCTTAGAATCTCTCTCACTTGCACTTAGTGCCATATTAAGAAGTCACGGCTTTACAAAAGAATCCATGATTGTTAGTGTTTTGATGAATGTAATTAGCGTAACCGGTTATGCCATTAGTATTCTTGGTGTTTTTGGTTTACCTATTACAGGTGTCATTGGTGTTTCTTGGACTATCGTTATAGCCCGTACATTTGCTGTACTTGTTTTGCTTTATCTTGTTTATAAGAGAATTGCTTTAACTTTTTCCATTAAGGATTTCATCAAAGTCAATAAACAAGATATTCGAGATATGCTCTATATCGGCATTCCTTCTGCGGGAGAAAATTTATCGTATCAATTTTCTCAGCTTATGATTACTGCAATGGTTGCTTCTTTAGGAGATGCCTCCTTAGCAGCCAGAGTTTATATTAGTAATATTTCCATGATCTGCTACTTATTTACATTAGCAATTGCTGAAGGTACTCAGCTCCTGGTTGCACGTTATATCGGCGGGAAGCAGTTTGACCGTGCATTGAAACGAGGCATTAAAACACTTAGACTGGCCATGGTCGTTTCATTAGCGGCAGCTCTTGTAATGGCATTAATCGGTCAGCCAATATTAGAGCTATTTACAGATAACTATGAAATTATTGCTATCGGGCTACCTATTCTCTGGGCAGTGGTCTTTACAGAACCAGGAAGAGCAATGAATATTGTCTTAATGAGTTCCTTAAAGTCCTCCGGTGATGTTCGCTTTCCTGTCATTATTGGTATTATCTCCATGTGGGGAATTGCCGTTACGTTGAGCTATGCTCTCGGAATTACATTAGGGTTGGGACTTCTTGGTATCTGGTTGGCTCAAGGGATAGATGAATGGTTTAGAGGAATATTTGCCTTCAGACGCTGGAAGACAAAACCTTGGGAACGAGTGAAAGTTAATCGTTCGATTGCATAA
- a CDS encoding sugar kinase yields MHSIDVITFGEAMAMFIADSCGPLHEVQHYTMELAGAETNVAIGLAKLGYKASFVSKVGADAFGKFIMENLQKNQVDVEKIMTDAYFPTGFQLKSRVTKGDPEVQYFRKGSAASHLAIADLDEDYFQKAKHLHMTGIPLALSLETRDFAQHALSFFKKQCKKVSFDPNLRPKLWNSEKEMVDTINFFAKQANYVLPGVEEGIKLTGYQTPADIASYYLDAGVELVIIKLGARGAYYKSPTEEGTIYGYPVAKVIDTVGAGDGFAVGVISGFLEGLPVEESVQRGNAIGALAVQSLGDNTGYPDKQELRQFINNHSQRSVRI; encoded by the coding sequence ATGCACTCAATTGATGTCATTACATTCGGCGAAGCCATGGCGATGTTTATAGCCGACTCTTGCGGCCCACTACATGAGGTACAGCATTATACAATGGAACTGGCAGGGGCGGAAACAAATGTAGCAATCGGCTTAGCTAAATTAGGATATAAAGCTAGCTTTGTAAGTAAAGTTGGTGCTGATGCCTTTGGAAAATTCATTATGGAAAACCTCCAAAAGAATCAAGTTGATGTAGAAAAAATCATGACAGATGCATATTTCCCAACCGGATTTCAATTAAAATCACGGGTAACCAAAGGTGATCCAGAAGTCCAATATTTCCGAAAAGGCTCTGCTGCAAGCCATCTAGCTATTGCTGATCTTGATGAAGATTATTTTCAGAAGGCAAAGCATCTGCATATGACTGGTATTCCATTAGCGCTTTCCTTGGAAACTAGAGACTTTGCTCAGCATGCTTTATCATTTTTTAAAAAGCAGTGTAAAAAGGTTTCTTTCGATCCAAATTTGAGACCAAAACTTTGGAATTCAGAAAAGGAAATGGTAGATACCATCAATTTCTTCGCGAAACAAGCGAACTATGTGTTACCAGGAGTAGAGGAAGGCATCAAACTAACGGGCTATCAAACGCCTGCCGATATTGCTTCCTATTATTTAGACGCTGGCGTAGAATTAGTTATCATCAAACTTGGCGCGCGAGGTGCCTATTATAAATCCCCTACAGAAGAAGGAACCATCTATGGCTACCCTGTAGCAAAGGTGATTGATACAGTTGGTGCAGGTGACGGCTTTGCTGTTGGAGTAATAAGTGGGTTCTTAGAAGGTCTTCCTGTAGAGGAATCTGTGCAGCGCGGAAATGCAATTGGCGCGTTAGCTGTACAATCGCTGGGTGACAATACTGGCTACCCGGATAAACAAGAACTTAGGCAGTTTATAAAC